In one window of Tursiops truncatus isolate mTurTru1 chromosome 5, mTurTru1.mat.Y, whole genome shotgun sequence DNA:
- the NUDT9 gene encoding ADP-ribose pyrophosphatase, mitochondrial isoform X3: MAGRFLGKTLATVSLSVALASVTLKSLGRCSIAACSNSFSSCGFHLNSNMMSGSDGTKENSHNKARTSPYPGSKVQRSQVPNEKVGWLVEWQDYNPVEYTAVSVLAGPRWADPQISESSFSPKFNEKDGHVERKSQNGLYEIENGRPRNPAGRTGLVGRGLLGRWGPNHAADPIITRWKRDRSGNKITHPISGKNILQFVAIKRKDCGEWAIPGIYKGYVDDPRNTDNAWMETEAVNYHDETGEIMDNLTLEAGDDAGKVKWVDISDKLKLYASHFQFIKLVAEKRDAHWSEDSETDCHGL, from the exons ATGGCCGGACGCTTCCTGGGGAAGACTTTAGCGACCGTGTCTCTCTCTGTGGCCTTGGCCTCAGTGACTCTCAAGTCGTTGGGCCGTTGCAGCATCGCGGCGTGCAG tAACTCATTTTCATCCTGTGGATTTCATCTTAACTCCAACATGATGTCTGGTTCTGATGGTACCAAAGAGAATTCCCACAACAAGGCTCGGACATCTCCTTACCCAGGTTCAAAAGTTCAACGCAGCCAGGTTCCTAATGAAAAGGTAGGCTGGCTTGTTGAGTGGCAAGACTATAATCCTGTGGAATACACTGCAGTCTCTGTCTTGGCTGGACCTCGGTGGGCAGATCCTCAGATCAG TGAAAGCAGCTTTTCGCCGAAGTTTAATGAAAAGGATGGGCATGTTGAGAGAAAGAGCCAGAATGGCCTGTATGAGATAGAAAATGGAAGACCTAG aaatccTGCAGGACGGACAGGACTGGTTGGCCGGGGGCTTTTGGGGCGATGGGGCCCCAATCATGCTGCAGATCCCATCATAACCAG GTGGAAAAGGGacagaagtggaaataaaattacCCATCCCATTTCTGGGAAAAACATCTTACAGTTTgttgcaataaaaaggaaagactgTGGAGAATGGGCCATCCCAGGG atatataaaggTTATGTTGATGATCCTCGGAACACTGATAACGCATGGATGGAGACAGAAGCTGTGAATTACCATGATGAAACAG GTGAGATAATGGATAACCTTACCTTAGAAGCTGGAGATGATGCTGGAAAAGTGAAATGGGTGGACATCAGTGATAAACTCAAGCTTTATGCTAGTCACTTTCAATTCATCAAACTTGTGGCAGAGAAACGAGATGCCCACTGGAGTGAGGACTCTGAAACTGACTGCCATGGGTTATAG
- the NUDT9 gene encoding ADP-ribose pyrophosphatase, mitochondrial isoform X1 translates to MAGRFLGKTLATVSLSVALASVTLKSLGRCSIAACSNSFSSCGFHLNSNMMSGSDGTKENSHNKARTSPYPGSKVQRSQVPNEKVGWLVEWQDYNPVEYTAVSVLAGPRWADPQISESSFSPKFNEKDGHVERKSQNGLYEIENGRPRNPAGRTGLVGRGLLGRWGPNHAADPIITRWKRDRSGNKITHPISGKNILQFVAIKRKDCGEWAIPGGMVDPGEKISATLKREFGEEALNSLQKSGAEKRELEEKLHKLFSQEHLVIYKGYVDDPRNTDNAWMETEAVNYHDETGEIMDNLTLEAGDDAGKVKWVDISDKLKLYASHFQFIKLVAEKRDAHWSEDSETDCHGL, encoded by the exons ATGGCCGGACGCTTCCTGGGGAAGACTTTAGCGACCGTGTCTCTCTCTGTGGCCTTGGCCTCAGTGACTCTCAAGTCGTTGGGCCGTTGCAGCATCGCGGCGTGCAG tAACTCATTTTCATCCTGTGGATTTCATCTTAACTCCAACATGATGTCTGGTTCTGATGGTACCAAAGAGAATTCCCACAACAAGGCTCGGACATCTCCTTACCCAGGTTCAAAAGTTCAACGCAGCCAGGTTCCTAATGAAAAGGTAGGCTGGCTTGTTGAGTGGCAAGACTATAATCCTGTGGAATACACTGCAGTCTCTGTCTTGGCTGGACCTCGGTGGGCAGATCCTCAGATCAG TGAAAGCAGCTTTTCGCCGAAGTTTAATGAAAAGGATGGGCATGTTGAGAGAAAGAGCCAGAATGGCCTGTATGAGATAGAAAATGGAAGACCTAG aaatccTGCAGGACGGACAGGACTGGTTGGCCGGGGGCTTTTGGGGCGATGGGGCCCCAATCATGCTGCAGATCCCATCATAACCAG GTGGAAAAGGGacagaagtggaaataaaattacCCATCCCATTTCTGGGAAAAACATCTTACAGTTTgttgcaataaaaaggaaagactgTGGAGAATGGGCCATCCCAGGG GGGATGGTGGATCCAGGAGAGAAGATTAGTGCCACACTGAAAAGAGAATTTGGTGAGGAAGCTCTCAACTCCTTACAGAAATCTGGTGCTGAAAAGAGAGAATTAGAGGAAAAGTTGCACAAGCTCTTCAGCCAGGAACATCTAGTG atatataaaggTTATGTTGATGATCCTCGGAACACTGATAACGCATGGATGGAGACAGAAGCTGTGAATTACCATGATGAAACAG GTGAGATAATGGATAACCTTACCTTAGAAGCTGGAGATGATGCTGGAAAAGTGAAATGGGTGGACATCAGTGATAAACTCAAGCTTTATGCTAGTCACTTTCAATTCATCAAACTTGTGGCAGAGAAACGAGATGCCCACTGGAGTGAGGACTCTGAAACTGACTGCCATGGGTTATAG
- the NUDT9 gene encoding ADP-ribose pyrophosphatase, mitochondrial isoform X2 has protein sequence MAGRFLGKTLATVSLSVALASVTLKSLGRCSIAACSNSFSSCGFHLNSNMMSGSDGTKENSHNKARTSPYPGSKVQRSQVPNEKVGWLVEWQDYNPVEYTAVSVLAGPRWADPQISESSFSPKFNEKDGHVERKSQNGLYEIENGRPRNPAGRTGLVGRGLLGRWGPNHAADPIITRWKRDRSGNKITHPISGKNILQFVAIKRKDCGEWAIPGGMVDPGEKISATLKREFGEEALNSLQKSGAEKRELEEKLHKLFSQEHLVIYKGYVDDPRNTDNAWMETEAVNYHDETDCALCLVACLLVVLKGEHDVSSKRD, from the exons ATGGCCGGACGCTTCCTGGGGAAGACTTTAGCGACCGTGTCTCTCTCTGTGGCCTTGGCCTCAGTGACTCTCAAGTCGTTGGGCCGTTGCAGCATCGCGGCGTGCAG tAACTCATTTTCATCCTGTGGATTTCATCTTAACTCCAACATGATGTCTGGTTCTGATGGTACCAAAGAGAATTCCCACAACAAGGCTCGGACATCTCCTTACCCAGGTTCAAAAGTTCAACGCAGCCAGGTTCCTAATGAAAAGGTAGGCTGGCTTGTTGAGTGGCAAGACTATAATCCTGTGGAATACACTGCAGTCTCTGTCTTGGCTGGACCTCGGTGGGCAGATCCTCAGATCAG TGAAAGCAGCTTTTCGCCGAAGTTTAATGAAAAGGATGGGCATGTTGAGAGAAAGAGCCAGAATGGCCTGTATGAGATAGAAAATGGAAGACCTAG aaatccTGCAGGACGGACAGGACTGGTTGGCCGGGGGCTTTTGGGGCGATGGGGCCCCAATCATGCTGCAGATCCCATCATAACCAG GTGGAAAAGGGacagaagtggaaataaaattacCCATCCCATTTCTGGGAAAAACATCTTACAGTTTgttgcaataaaaaggaaagactgTGGAGAATGGGCCATCCCAGGG GGGATGGTGGATCCAGGAGAGAAGATTAGTGCCACACTGAAAAGAGAATTTGGTGAGGAAGCTCTCAACTCCTTACAGAAATCTGGTGCTGAAAAGAGAGAATTAGAGGAAAAGTTGCACAAGCTCTTCAGCCAGGAACATCTAGTG atatataaaggTTATGTTGATGATCCTCGGAACACTGATAACGCATGGATGGAGACAGAAGCTGTGAATTACCATGATGAAACAG actgtgCTCTTTGCCTTGTAGCATGCCTTCTAGTTGTTTTGAAAGGTGAACATGATGTATCCAGTAAAAGAGACTGA